aTTTATCTGAATTGGGCAGCAGTTGCAACTCAGAACTAGCAACAGGCATAGACAAAATAATAAATCTATAAATAAGCATGAAAAGCCTGTCCTCTTTAGCCAAAAGATCAGGAAAGGGAAAGCCCAGTAGAGACTTAGTGGGATGACTCATACCAAGTGACAGCAGCTGACCCATTAGCAGTGTTTGGGGGCCAACCCATCCCCTACCCAAACCTGCAATAGCAACAGCAGAATTTAGAAGGGTTAGCCCACCCCATTCCCCACATCTGCCAACTAGTAATGAACCTGATCTGCCAACAGTGGAACCAGGAGGCCCAAAACACAGGACTCAAATGTGCCAGCAGCAGCAGGTCAGTATGTCTGCAGGAGTGGCAAGGGCAGAACCCAGGAGGCCAGCCCATCCTCCACCCCACAGCAGGCAGCAGCACACAGGCCCCCTCCACCTGCACTGGTGGTACCAGCAGGCCCTGTGTGTTTCTATCCTTCCCCCAACAGTGGAGAGAGACCTAGACCTGGCAGCACCTGGTCCTCCACCAGGGCCATAGTAAGATCCAGACCAAGTGTCTCCCAACCCTCCATCCAATGGCAGAAGGCAATCCAGGGGCAGAAGGTAAACTAGACCAGGGTCTCCCAAACCTCTACCCAGTGGCAGAGAGCTATGCAGCCCAGACTCCACAGTTCTTGACCTTGTACCCAGTGGCAAAAGACAGCCCATGTAGTTGCTTCCCTTCCCCAGAAGCACCAACAGTGATATAATGGGAACCCCATTAGTACCAGGAGAACAGAGAACATACCAGGAGAAAGGTTTTTCTCTCCTGCAGGTCCAGCACTCCTCACCCCCACCTAATGACACCAGGCAGCCCAGGAAAGCACCTTCCACTCCTGCAGGCAGCACCAGCAGGATTCCAGCTGGAGCTCATGCAAAGCTAACACAACAAGCAGACCAGAATAGGGCTCAGAAAAGTAAATTATCATTGGCCATACAAAGACTTTGTGCATATGGCCATAGAAAGACTTGTTCTTTGAGTGAGCATTAGACAAAAAGTCCTTTCCTTGTTTGTCTATGCTAGTAGACATACCTATTTGTGAATAGTCTCCTTAGGAGAAGTAAAAAGACTCCTGCTCAACTTATTCCACCTATTCTCactttccagaagaagaaaaatcacactaATGAAAAttattctctgggaattccctggctgtccagtggttaggacttagaCTTTCATTGCCGTGGGCCGGGGTTTGATCTCttgccagggaactaagatcccacaagccgggcAGTGAGGTCAAGGTTgcgagcgggggtgggggagagagagagagagagagagaggtggggtgggggtggggggacagagagagagggaggacaagtgggagggagagggagagggagagaattaTTCCCTAAATAAATTTGGGGCAAATATGCATATAGATCTGTTAAGCAGTAACTGTGTAGGTGATGCATTTGTTTGGCAATGGATATTTATATGCAGTTTCTAATTGAAATGTAATATAAACTTGTTTTTAGATACTGAAAATTTTTTAGGCCAGAAATACTATTATTGAAAATATGTAACACTATAAGATTAACCAAATAGTCCACAACAAACTAAATTGACTACgataaaggaaaagtaaaattaattcattcatttcttcatccaacaaatatttattgattacctaCTATATGCATcagtcaacaacaacaaaatctctgccttcatggaactcACATTCTGATAGAATTCAAAAGCAAGAATAGCAGTTGATATTACAGGGCCAACATAAGACAACACTGATGCTCTTTCAAATTGTCTTGTGGGGTAGGCCTGAATTACTTTTAAATGCCTGACCTGTGCATGATCGGAAGCTTTGTCTCAGACAGGATTGGATTGTGAGTTGAATCATATTGGTATTGATAGTATCTAGGTGAAAATAGGTCCAGAGAACTCATGAGTAAATAATTCATTTCTTAGAGTAATAAAGCATAGAATATTGAAAGTTAAATGGGTACTTTTCCCTCCCCCAGTGTAATCAATTTCCATAGGAATTGTTTCTAGCCAGTTGGCTGTGAGACAAGTTGAATAAAGACTAGaaggtttcaaatatttttaaatcaaaatatttacaaagataACTATCCTGCTCATATACCATATTCCATTTTAAAACCCTCTCTGTAGCCAGGATTTCTTCTCAGTAGCAAATTAAGAAatctatgtataaaaatatcatatcactatgttgtacacctaaggctaatataatattgtatgttaattataattcAGTAAAAAAATTTGTAACAGCTGAGCCTTCTGGGGAATCTGTATTTCTTTACACAAGGTCTCAAAGTAGTGGTAAACTTTTAGATCAGAATTTGGCTATGTGTTCAGTTTAGAAGACTGCCTTTAGTGATTATCAGTATGCTCCACTAAGTGCCAATGGCAGGCTTACAtagacaaaaaagaagaaagagaatcaaGGGGGAAAAATAGTTATAATGAAGTTGTAGAACTTACCTATCTGCTATGTATTGCCTTTCCTTGGTTGTTAATCTATAACTACTTCTGAAAATGGAAGTAGATGGAATAGTAGAAAAATACTTACTGGTTTTGCTTTGGAAATTTAATTGGTAAACCTAAAATAGgacttaaaatgttttcttttcagaagtttaagtactatctaaaagagaaatgtgttcatgtgtcaacttggcaAATTCAACTTTTCTAAGACATtaatttagagaaatgaaatctgTTTGGTTAATTGGTGGCATCTTTTAATGAGAAGCTTGAGTTTCGTTGAGGAAAGAAATGTTCAGACAATCCTATGGCCTTTAAAGAGTTTGGCTTTATACTGCCAGGCAGCCAGATACTAAGAGGAGAACATAACAGTTGTAATTGAGTAGCTTGAACCTCCTGGAGATTTCCAAGCTGTATCCTATAATATATGATGGTCATGTTAAGCAGTGTATTTAATTCAGGGCACCTTGGAAGGGTGCTGGGGAGTATCACTTGATAACTGAAATGCTCAATTGTTGATATTTAACTCATAGTCTCAGGCTCTTACCAGGAGTCCTCAGGACACTGCTACTTAAAAAGAGGGAAGGcaaagaattccctggtggtccagtggttaggactccgtgctctcactgccaagcggcctgggttcaatctctggtcagggaactaagatcccacgtgccgcgcagtaaaaccaagaaaaaaaaaaaagagggcacaTTTTGATACACCAGTTTTGTATCTCATGCTACCATGATAGCATCAAAAAATAGACGTTTAAATCATGACTAATGTCAACACACAGTAGAATGAAATAGTTGatgatttcagttattttaaacttttctttctttttttgatgtgtgtgcagcaatgaaaactgCTGGATGTAACTTAGATAAGGTAAATATTCTTCCTAATGCTCTGATCACTCCACTCATATCAAGCAGTGTGATTAAGAGTGAAGATGTTACTCCAATGGAAGTAACAGCAGAGAAAAGATCTTCCCCTATTTTTAAGGTGAGCTGCATTGACTAGTGCCCCACATGTTAACCTCAAATATAAAAATTGCTATATTTTGAGTAGTTTGATTTCTTTTCCCCATATTTATGCTTTTTACTTCTCCTATTTCTTTTATATCTGTTTCTCTTCAGATTCACTTAATGAATTTTGCTTTGCAGAGTAAATgattttatattcaaataaaatagcCTGCAAAGCAACttccaatataaatttttttaacatctttattgaagtataattgctttacaatggtgtgttagtttctgctgtatcacaaagtgaatcagctatatgccaatatacATTTTTGACAAGGGAGGAATTAATACATTAGCTAGACCTTTGTTATGTGTGGTATTAATGAAAGTACTGGTTTTAGCATTTTCAAAACTAgagacattttatttccttttctccaccagTCTTTTCCTATAactccttttccatttttcctttgttccCCCCTCCCAATAATGTTACCAGTGATCCACAAATggagatattttttaattggctATTAATTCATGAACCATAGAATTATTGTGTTCTAACTCTCTAGCAGCTGATTATTCTTCTACTTCTACTTGTTTGACTATCTTTGTTTataatacttatttaaaaatccCGATGACAGTAAGACATAATGTTATCACTGAGTATCACAGTCTTACACCTGTTTTCCAAATAATAATACAGAGGGGAAAATTGGCCCTGCAtatgtttttataataataataatttttgaagtATCATATGagctcatttaatatttatatatacatgttatttggcgatttttattttttagagtacaAAGACAGTTGGATCCACTCAACAAACATTAGAAAATATCTCTAACATAGCAGGAAATGGGTCTTtttcatcatcatcgtcatcttCCCACTTACCTTCTGAAAACGAAAAGCAACAACAGATTCAGCCCAAGGCATACAACCCGGAGACCCTGACAACTATCCAAACACAGGACATTTCACAGCCTGGTACCTTTCCAGCAGTTTCTGCTTCTAGTCAGCTGCCCAACAGTGATGCACTACTGCAGCAGGCTACACAGTTTCAGACAAGAGAAACTCAGTCTAGAGAGGTATTACAGTCAGACGGTACAGTGGTTAATTTGTCACACCTGACTGAGGcatcacagcagcagcagcagtcacCACTACAAGAACAAGCACAGACTTTACAGCAGCagatttcatcaaatattttcccatcacCAAATAGTGTGAGTCAGCAGCTACAGAATACAATTCAACAGCTGCAGGCAGGAAGTTTTACAGGCAGTACTACTAGTGGCAGCAATGGAAATGTTGACTTGGTCCAACAAGTTTTAGAGGCACAACAACAGTtatcttcagttttattttctgctcCAGATGGTAATGAGAATGTTCAAGAACAGCTTAGTGCAGACATTTTTCAACAAGTCAGTCAAATTCAAAATAGCGTAAGCCCTGGAATGTTTTCCTCAACAGAGCCAGCAGTCCATACCAGACCAGATAATTTAATAGCTGGAAGAGCTGAAAGTGTTCACCCACAGAATGAAAACACATTATCTaatcaacaacagcaacaacagcaacagcaagtGATGGAATCATCAGCTGCAATGGTGATAGAGATGCAACAGAGTATCTGCCAGGCAGCTGCCCAGATTCAGTCAGAGCTATTTCCTTCAACTGCTTCTGCAAATGGAAACCTTCAGCAATCTCCAGTTTACCAGCAGACTTCTCATATGATGAGTGCGTTATCAGCCAATGAGGACATGCAAATGCAATGTGAattgttttcttctcctcctgCAGTTTCTGGAAATGAAACTGCTACAACCACCACACAGCAGGTTGCAACTCCTGGCACTACCATGTTTCAGACATCAAGTTCAGCAGATGGAGAAGAAGCTGGAGCACAAGCAAAACAGATTCAGAACAGTGTCTTTCAGACCATGGTCCAAATGCAACATagtggggacagtcaacctcaagTTAGCCTTTTTTCATCTACGAAAAGTATGATAAGCGTTCAAAATAATGGTACCCAGCAGCAAGGTAATGGTTTATTCCAGCAAGGTAATGAGATGATGTCACTCCAATCAGGAAATTTTTTGCAGCAGTCTTCTCATTCACAGGCTCAACTCTTTCATCCTCAGAATCCTATTGCTGATGCTCAGAACCTTTCCCAGGAAACTCAAGGTTCTATTTTTCATAGTCCAAGTCCTATTGTCCACAGTCAGACTTCTACAACCTCCTCTGAACAAATGCAGCCTGCAATGTTTCACTCTCAAAATACCATGGCTGTGCTACAGGGCTCTTCTGTTCCTCAAGACCAGCAGTCAGCCAACATATTTCTTTCCCAGAGTCCAATGAATAATCTTCAAACTAACACAGTAGCCCAAGAAGAACAGATTTCATTTTTTGCAGCTCAGAATTCAATTTCTCCACTTCAGTCAACATCAAACACTGAGCAGCAAGCTGCATTCCAACAGCAGGCTCCAATATCACACATCCAGACCCCTATGCTTTCCCAAGAACAGGCACAAACCTCCCAGCAAGGTCTATTTCAGCCTCAGGTTTCCCTGGGCTCCCTTCCTCCTAATCCAATGCCTCAAAACCAACAAGGAGCAATCTTCCAGTCACAGCACTCAATGGTTGCCATCCAGAGTAACTCTGCATCccaggagcagcagcagcagcagcagcagcagcagcaacagcagcagcaacagcagagcATTTTATTCAGCAATCAGAATACCATGGCTCCAATGGCATCTCAGAAGCAGCCACCACCAAACATGATATTCAACCCAAGTCAAAATCCAATGGCTAATCAAGAGCAGCAGAACCAGTCAATTTTTCATCAACAAAATAATATGGCCCCAATAAATCAAGAACAGCAGCCCATGCAATTTCAGAACCAGCCCACAGTTTCCTCACTTCAGAACCCAGGTCCTGCCCAGTCCGAATCATCACAGACCTCCTTGTTCCATAGCTCTCCTCAGATTCAGTTGGTCCAAGGGTCACCCAGTTCTCAAGAGCAGCAAGTAACACTCTTCCTCTCTCCAGCATCCATGTCTGCATTGCAGAGCAGTATAAACCAACAAGACATGCAACAGTCTCCCCTTTATTCCCCTCAGAACAACATGCCTGGAATCCAAGGAGCCACATCTTCACCTCAACCACAGGCTACTTTATTTCACAACACTACAGGAGGCACAATGAACCAACTACAAAATTCTCCTGGCTCTTCTCAGCAGACTTCAGGAATGTTCTTATTTGGCATTCAAAATAGTAAGAAACTCTTTCtaatttctcatttcttaaaTGTTATTGGTCGAAATGGTCACATTATTATTACTAGAAGAAAGCACAACATAGTGGTTTTAAGAGCACAGATTGTAGTTAGATGGaattgagttcaaatcccagctataCCACTTACAGACTGAGACCTTAGGATATTTGACCTGCATGAGGCTCAATTTCCACATCTAAAGTGGTGGTAATATTACATACTTGAAGAGGatattgggaggattaaatgtggtaacatataaatgtatgtgtttgCCATTTTAAGATATAAACttgaaaggaaaatgaagtaaGAATGACAGAAAATTTTTCAGCCAATTAAAGTAAGTTTCCAAGGAGGTAGAAAACcatgtttctttaaatgtttatatagcaAGGAAATTAGATAGGACTTAACTTATGGTGATAACTAAGCATTGTTGTATTTTTATACTGCTTAGAGGAAACCTAGGATGAATTCTACTACTGTTCAATGAAAACCTTTTTGGAGGCTGTCAGGTGCCTCGCTTTTAACTCTATAATGAGCAAACACAGTAATGAATTTACCCCAGCCACTAATAAATACCTTCTTATGAATCTTACCAGAAAATAACTAATCAGGTAGCttctctattttaaatatctctGCAGACTGTAGTCAGCTTTTAACTTCTGGACCAGCTACATTGCCAGATCAGTTGATGGCCATAAGTCAGCCAGGCCAACCACAAAATGAGGGCCAGCCACCTGTGACAACACTTCTTTCTCAGCAAATGCCAGAGAATTCTCCACTGGCATCCTCTATAAATACCAATCAGAACATTGAAAAGATTGATTTGCTTGTTTCATTGCAAAACCAAGGGAACAACTTAACTGGCTCCTTTTAACTGGATATGTGAGTATTGCATTTTGGCTTCTTTCTTATTAAAAAGtatcaataaattttattattcttgGCAAATTTGAGTTAAGTAATAACGCTGTTAGGActctgatcttttaaaatatggcttTCTCACAAGATGGTACTTTTTTACCCTAAATAAATTACTCTGAATGATAGCTTAGGTCATATTGTTAATACTGGGCATTCCTTCTGGCTCTAAGCTTCTTTTCCTTGGAATGACAGAACATCTGATGAATGTACTATATATCAGATATAATTATGTCTCATATCTCCATTCCTCAAGAACTAAATACTGAATCTGAAAAGTTTGACACTATAAATATGATAAAGTATCATTTGTAGTACTGTAATATACTTCGGGATCATTCAGGGCTACGGGAACTTTGTAAAGGCTTTCCCTCCCTATTGAGTTATATtaaacttcttctttttttagaaaTTCCATGAAGAAACTCCTGATTTCAAGATACCCTGAGATCTTGTGATTCCATGAGGATTATTGAactgttactttaaaaagaaaacaaaatatgaaaaactgtgattgaataaatggatggattttACTTTGACTGCAAAAGAGCACACCTATGCTGCCTTTTGCAGTCATTAACCACCATTgttaacatctttttattttatattcctaaTAACAGTGATGACTGAGAATCTATTTGAGTTTCCAGCTGACAGAATTAATTGTTGCTATTTTCCTaggcattatttctttaaaaatacagtttaaattGATAAGCTGGATCACTCAGTTATTATTGCTATTAGAAAATAATTCATGCTTCATGTTTACTTTTGTTCttcattcagattttctttcCTGCATTTAGTCAAGTAGTGGcttttgaaaaaggaaagttCAAATCATAACTTAGGCTGTGATTTTTCAATATGAAAAGCACAGCTATTGGCCAAAGTGAAGcagtctttattcagtttttataGAGAAACTGAAGGGGTAACATTCTGACAGGTAAGCTGTATTTAGAGAGCTCTACAAAGATAAGAGGACTCTACTTATCACAGACAACACACTTACAAACTGGGAACAGCTGGAAtgctattgattttatttttcagagttgttaattctctgtgtttctgttaAGGGTTTTAGCTATAACTGTgcatagaaaaatataaacatcttGCTCTATTTAAAAATGAAGGGGATAATATATGGTAAATTATGTTCTGATATCCTCCTACAATAGTTAAAACTGACAAGAGTAATTCAAGTCTGTTTTCTTCTTATCCCTGTCTTGAACTGGTATTCCCTTTTTATGTTCAGCGATACTGTTCTTCACCTCTTCTTCACTTTATTTTAGACAATTAGTAATATACTCTACTAGCTTTGTGATCCTGTAGTAACTTAAATGAAAAGACCACTTTGATCTGGGGTAACCCAGCAACTCCTGCAGCACAGGCCGGGGGGTATCCTTTCAGGAATGAGGGGAGCTGACTCCTGAGAAATAAGAAacaatgcattttttttccatgaaCGGTGCTGTTCTGAAGTCTTCAAATTTTTCTCTCTAATAAGAAACAGTGTAAAtgttaatctgaaaaaaaaagacaaactgaaGTTTCTTGAAACATCACTTCTCCCTGAGCTGCAGTGAGTGTAATTCACTTGTCACCTCAGTGCTTTACAGTTTGAAGTGGTCACTTATCTGATGGTTCCCACAAGCCTTAGGCTTTACAGGGTCATATCGTTGACTTAATAGGAAGAATTAATTTGTGTTACATCTATAGAGAGCAAAATAACACACTCCAGAACTTGCAGTTGTAGCATTAGTTATACAGATTTGGGTGTTCTCACCACCCATGGGATGCCTGCTTCTCTCTGCAACCTGTTGTCTGGACACATGCTTATGTCTTACTCTCCTTTTGGCATGTAGAAAGCTGTTAATACAGTTTAAGGCCAAATTGTGTGTGGCTTCTATATGTAGATAAGATGTTTTGGCATTcttgtctgtttcatttattttttaagtgtgcaAAAAATAGCCTGTTAATTGTTTGTTGAAGGCTacaattctgttttttatttttattttttctatccaATACATTTAGCTGAACTTTGTGGAATTGTGGTGTTGGTTTTGTTTATACAGTcagatttttccccctttttgttaTGGTCTTCCTTGGTTCTTTGTGctcttctttaatttgttttttctctttgttctcatttattcttccctccacccccaaccctttctttctctctctgattgaGAGGCATTGAATTATGTTTTCAGTAGTACAGGCTTCTTGCCGATATGAAGGGAACTTTTCAGAAAGAGACCTACTCTGGGTCATTTAATTTTGAATACAGTTTTcaatcgttcaagttttggatgGTTTATATCTaatgtgtgtttcatttttttggaaaGCTATATTTTGTATTTAGGAAATGGTATACTATTTTGCTATTTGTACTGAGTGAGTACATTGGCATAAAtatagaaatttatatatatacatatatataaactattctttttttgcCACACATTTTTGTGGTAAATTTGTGAGTTTGTCTGATGTTCTACCACAACGTGGCGTCTGATAAAAGTGAGGGGGGGGTTTGTTATGTCTTTATTGAGTATTTAAGTATCTTTTGAAACAAATGACCTTTTCATCTGTGGCCATTCCATCAGGCGGTTCCTTGATGTGATTAGTGGGCTAAAGGCAGCTCACTGTGTGTTCGCTGGATCTTTCACTCAGCAAAACGTTAGAGTAAGGAAACCCATCCAGGCAGTTGTGTCAAGTGGAGTTTCACAAGAATGAGCCATTCAGTCTTTGCTcactatatatttaatattttattattgttgttattgttattattaattggCTTTCTGTAttctatgccttttatttataaagacactaaaaaaaaccccatgtttgtaattttaataacattttcccCATCTTGTAATATCCAGAGCTACTTTATAAATTCTCTAAACCAAAAGCATTTTCCTCAATatatctctctctccccaccccatcagGAAAACTTACCCAGTATAGTTCAGGGTATGAGAAGGACCACACAATCCAGTgcttcagttttaaaatgtaaaactctttAACTGCAGAGGGTTGACTCACGTCAGTAAGCTTATCCACTGGTATAAAAataagaagtagaaataaaatgctgtaagtttatttctgagttttctgaattttttcccAAGAGATTACACAGGAGACTCAGGAAGTCTATTTGTTCATCAAGTTCCATTTAGaatgttaacactgctgtatggatAAAGTGGTGGCAAGAAGACTGGCTTGGGTGCTGACTTCTGTTATTTAGCAAgaagtttatcattttaaaatgctgattgCCAATGCCAAGTCACCAGGGACCAATATTCTGTTTTATAATGTCTAAGTTTAGAACAGAACATACACCTGAACTGTAGTGGTTTGATTGGATGGAGGCAGAAAACCCAATTTTTATTTTCGTAAGTTTTGTGGTTATTTGTACAAGGGCTGTGCTAAGATACCATATTCTTATTCAAtaatgatggattttttttttttttttacattgttaaGTGTTCCTTACCCCTAAAAGGTCAATGTTAAGTATAGCATTCAGAACATACTATTTGGTTACAAAAAGTATTCGTCTTCTTATTGAAGCGTTAGCTTAGTGGTCAGTGGTTGATACTTGTGCTAATAATGCAGTTTCAAGATTACTGTTACAAGTTATATCTACATATAGGAGAGACTCCATGAGCCAACAGAGGCCTTGGAAACAACAATTTATTACATTTACTTATGGCAGAAGGACCTAAATAAACTATAAAccacattttattcctttttattgttaacATTCAATTGTTCTTCCTTTTAGCAACTCACATTAATGCTTGGAGCTTACCTGTGTGTCTGCATGagttcacgtgtgtgtgtgtgtgttttattccttATTgtcattccattgtatatccacaacaacatgggagaaaataattagaaGTCATATTTTGCTTCTGAGCTTTATCATGTTACCTTACTCTCATTACAAATAGAGTATCATGTTGTTATCTAACCAATGCGAATCTGTTTTCGCCAGTCTCCCCAGAGCAGGTTTTTAAAGGGCTTTGTTTATTATAGAAGCAGTATTAATGAGGGCCCTTCCTTCCCTTGTTTTTTTGTAATACTGTATATGCTGTAGTTGGGAATTTCATTATAGTGCATTTCTTGCCCATCAGAACCTCAGTTAATCTGCCTAGGAAAAATTGTGtcaaagggaatgagaaaagaaGTTATATATTTGAGTCCCTCCAGAACTAAGATAATAATTCCTTTTGACCATTTAAGCCATTATAGATGCTTATTTTGGAAAAGTGAAATCTGTTTAGATGCATCAACAATTATAGACCAGAAATTAAATGCTTTAATAATCAAAAATCTCAAATTCAGCATGGTTTATAAATATTCACTAGGAGTAATTTGAGAATGTTTCATCTTTCTGGTGAGAATTTCTGTTCTAGTatctgttttccagttgatttttttctaattaattgaAAATTATATGAGACCTATTAGCTTTACTCTGCTTCATGACCACAGGCTTCATCCCTAACCAAGACAGCCACATTATATCTGCATGCCTTTGGTTATATGGAGAGCcttaatgagagagagagagactgtatATAGTTCATCAGCTTTAGAATCTcataacatgtattaaaaaaaggttttcttcTCTGCTTATTTGTGTCACTAGAGCTAAATCATGAAAATAATGTTCATACTGTAGTAAATATCAGAATAATACCTAGAATATCATTTGTGAATTGTCCCAGTACTCTAATTACTTCTTTAATTCCCATTTGTTTTCGTGTCATTCTAGCctcatttattaataaaattctatttttactccACTTTCTCtttcaggaaatttttttaaattaatattttatatctagATTAAATGCTTATGGAAAAGTGCCTTTTTACCATGTTAGTGCCCCTTTcttgtaatttcatttttcattgttgCCAAAAACGCATAGCAAATGACTTTAATAGTCTCAACTTTCATTGTTTCTATTTAGtcattcttttctccatttcttgatCACCGTAGAAACAACTTCATAACTCTCTAACACCCTTTGGCAtaagaggaacagaaaagataCATAGCTAGAATTGTTTCTTTGAAGGAGGCTAAGTAAAAGAGCACACAATTATAATATTTAGCCTTTATAGAAATTAGCTAAATTTGTCTTCATCTTGACCAACTAATAATATGTCTTATCTGAATGGTATCAAAAAGTTTACTATATGTGAGACTATGTACACAAATGTGGATAGTTAAATTTCAGAAAAGAAGTGTTTGAAGCaccttctctgatctttattataaGATGGGTGAAAATAAATCACTAACACATAGTTTAGGTAAAACTTAGTAATGTCAATTTTTCTAACCATACGGAGTCAAGTAATTCATTATAGTGTACTTCTTGTCCATCAGAACTTTAGAAATCTGCCTATGACAAAGTGTCAAAGGAAATGAAGTTGTATCTGAGTCCCTCCAGAACTAAAATAATTCCTTGCAGCCAAATACAGTTGGATTGAGTATCCCTCTGTTTTTTGTTAATTTTGCCTATGTTCCAGCTCCTTACCATAGTGGTGGTGCCTGAAGAAAGAGCCGTCAGCAACA
Above is a genomic segment from Kogia breviceps isolate mKogBre1 chromosome 18, mKogBre1 haplotype 1, whole genome shotgun sequence containing:
- the NFAT5 gene encoding nuclear factor of activated T-cells 5 isoform X6, whose translation is MGGACSSFTTSSSPTIYSTSVTDSKAMQVESCSSALGVSNRGVSEKQLTSNTVQQHPSTPKRHTVLYISPPPEDLLDNSRMSCQDEGCGLESEQSCSMWMEDSPSNFSNMSTSSYNDNTEVPRKSRKRNPKQRPGVKRRDCEESNMDIFDADSAKAPHYVLSQLTTDNKGNSKAGNGTLENQKGTGVKKSPMLCGQYPVKSEGKELKIVVQPETQHRARYLTEGSRGSVKDRTQQGFPTVKLEGHNEPVVLQVFVGNDSGRVKPHGFYQACRVTGRNTTPCKEVDIEGTTVIEVGLDPNNNMTLAVDCVGILKLRNADVEARIGIAGSKKKSTRARLVFRVNITRKDGSTLTLQTPSSPILCTQPAGVPEILKKSLHSCSVKGEEEVFLIGKNFLKGTKVIFQENVSDENSWKSEAEIDMELFHQNHLIVKVPPYHDQHITLPVSVGIYVVTNAGRSHDVQPFTYTPDPAAAAALNVNVKKEISSPARPCSFEEAMKAMKTAGCNLDKVNILPNALITPLISSSVIKSEDVTPMEVTAEKRSSPIFKSTKTVGSTQQTLENISNIAGNGSFSSSSSSSHLPSENEKQQQIQPKAYNPETLTTIQTQDISQPGTFPAVSASSQLPNSDALLQQATQFQTRETQSREVLQSDGTVVNLSHLTEASQQQQQSPLQEQAQTLQQQISSNIFPSPNSVSQQLQNTIQQLQAGSFTGSTTSGSNGNVDLVQQVLEAQQQLSSVLFSAPDGNENVQEQLSADIFQQVSQIQNSVSPGMFSSTEPAVHTRPDNLIAGRAESVHPQNENTLSNQQQQQQQQQVMESSAAMVIEMQQSICQAAAQIQSELFPSTASANGNLQQSPVYQQTSHMMSALSANEDMQMQCELFSSPPAVSGNETATTTTQQVATPGTTMFQTSSSADGEEAGAQAKQIQNSVFQTMVQMQHSGDSQPQVSLFSSTKSMISVQNNGTQQQGNGLFQQGNEMMSLQSGNFLQQSSHSQAQLFHPQNPIADAQNLSQETQGSIFHSPSPIVHSQTSTTSSEQMQPAMFHSQNTMAVLQGSSVPQDQQSANIFLSQSPMNNLQTNTVAQEEQISFFAAQNSISPLQSTSNTEQQAAFQQQAPISHIQTPMLSQEQAQTSQQGLFQPQVSLGSLPPNPMPQNQQGAIFQSQHSMVAIQSNSASQEQQQQQQQQQQQQQQQQSILFSNQNTMAPMASQKQPPPNMIFNPSQNPMANQEQQNQSIFHQQNNMAPINQEQQPMQFQNQPTVSSLQNPGPAQSESSQTSLFHSSPQIQLVQGSPSSQEQQVTLFLSPASMSALQSSINQQDMQQSPLYSPQNNMPGIQGATSSPQPQATLFHNTTGGTMNQLQNSPGSSQQTSGMFLFGIQNNCSQLLTSGPATLPDQLMAISQPGQPQNEGQPPVTTLLSQQMPENSPLASSINTNQNIEKIDLLVSLQNQGNNLTGSF